A section of the Paramisgurnus dabryanus chromosome 4, PD_genome_1.1, whole genome shotgun sequence genome encodes:
- the spry2 gene encoding protein sprouty homolog 2, with protein sequence METRAQNGGSGSSGILRALRDTGRPQTGDSEPPEGQVLSLDQIRTIRGSNEYTEGPTVAPRPPASQQKTDSQPSSPTLTTSGEHRDSLRTQQAGQPSPQQPARTPRSGINRSISATSEGSHSTARTSTGSTSSEQRLLGNAPGTGDQIVRVQPKRSELKQEELKPLTVVPAKAGDGKHSNRCEDCGRCKCGECTCPRTLPSCWMCGRRCLCSATTAMDYVTCVCCVKGLFYHCSNDDEDMCTDKPFSCSQSHCCIRWSAISVLALFLPCLLCYLPVKGCVAMCQACYDCTNRPGCRCHNKKVDTK encoded by the coding sequence ATGGAGACAAGAGCTCAAAATGGTGGCAGCGGCTCTTCTGGTATCCTGCGAGCTTTGCGTGACACCGGCAGACCCCAGACAGGGGACTCTGAGCCCCCGGAGGGTCAGGTGCTCTCCCTGGACCAGATCAGGACCATCCGGGGCAGCAATGAGTACACGGAGGGCCCGACGGTGGCGCCCCGACCGCCTGCCTCCCAGCAGAAAACTGACTCGCAACCTTCCAGCCCGACTTTAACCACCTCCGGTGAGCACAGAGACTCACTGAGGACCCAACAAGCCGGGCAGCCGTCTCCTCAACAGCCCGCTCGGACGCCAAGGAGCGGCATAAACCGATCCATCAGTGCCACCAGCGAGGGTTCGCACAGTACAGCCAGGACCAGCACGGGGAGCACCTCGTCCGAGCAAAGACTTCTGGGAAACGCGCCAGGGACGGGCGATCAGATCGTCAGGGTGCAACCCAAGCGTTCGGAACTGAAACAGGAGGAGCTGAAGCCCCTTACGGTGGTCCCAGCCAAGGCTGGCGACGGCAAGCACTCCAATCGCTGCGAGGACTGCGGCCGGTGCAAGTGCGGAGAATGCACCTGCCCCCGGACCCTGCCGTCCTGTTGGATGTGCGGCCGCAGATGCCTTTGCTCGGCGACCACGGCAATGGACTACGTAACTTGCGTGTGTTGCGTCAAAGGCCTGTTCTACCACTGCTCCAACGACGATGAGGATATGTGCACGGACAAGCCTTTCTCTTGCAGCCAGTCGCATTGCTGCATCCGGTGGTCGGCCATAAGCGTCTTAGCTCTTTTTCTGCCCTGCCTGCTCTGCTACCTCCCAGTTAAGGGTTGCGTGGCAATGTGCCAGGCATGCTATGACTGCACCAATCGGCCCGGGTGCCGCTGCCATAACAAAAAAGTTGACACAAAGTAG